From one Salmo salar chromosome ssa09, Ssal_v3.1, whole genome shotgun sequence genomic stretch:
- the LOC106611245 gene encoding TATA-box-binding protein 2, which yields MDEDSALESYFDDPIGNVPDASGFLFEGDLGLQGAPQLQDPSFLSSSQPEKDIGEDLDLSFLPDDLPEDTCGNAATNANMTQDRVFDGYRPEESAETDPNQPAVTGASPFCPMTPMTPMTPVAESSGIIPMLQNIVSTVNLACPLDLKSIALQARNAEYNPKRFAAVIMRIREPRTTALIFSSGKMVCTGAKSEEQSRLAARKYARVVQKLGFPAKFLDFKIQNMVGSCDVCFPIRLEGLVLTHQQFSSYEPELFPGLIYRMVKPRIVLLIFVSGKVVLTGAKERGEIYEAFENIYPILKGFRKQ from the exons ATGGATGAAGATTCAGCATTGGAGAGTTATTTTGATGACCCAATTGGAAATGTACCA GATGCCTCTGGCTTCCTGTTTGAAGGGGACCTGGGCTTGCAGGGCGCCCCTCAGCTCCAGGACCCATCCTTTCTCTCCTCGAGCCAACCGGAGAAGGACATCGGGGAGGATCTGGATCTCAGCTTCCTGCCTGATGACCTGCCAGAGGACACCTGTGGAAATGCTGCTACTAATGCTAACATGACACAAGACCGCGTGTTCGATGGCTACAGGCCTGAGGagtctgctgagactgaccctaaCCAGCCCGCCGTGACGGGAGCCTCTCCCTTCTGTCCCATGACGCCTATGACCCCCATGACTCCAGTGGCTGAGAGTTCTGGAATAATCCCCATGTTACA GAATATTGTATCAACAGTGAATCTGGCTTGCCCACTGGACCTAAAGTCCATTGCTCTTCAAGCCAGAAATGCTGAGTACAACCCCAAG CGTTTTGCTGCTGTCATTATGAGAATACGGGAACCTAGGACCACAGCACTCATCTTCAGCTCCGGAAAGATGGTCTGCACAGGAGCcaagag CGAGGAGCAGTCTCGACTGGCTGCCCGCAAGTATGCTCGTGTGGTGCAGAAATTGGGCTTTCCCGCCAAATTCCTGGACTTCAAGATCCAGAACATGGTGGGGAGTTGTGATGTCTGCTTCCCCATTCGGCTGGAGGGTCTGGTGCTGACTCATCAGCAGTTCAGCAG TTATGAGCCAGAGCTGTTTCCGGGTTTGATCTACCGTATGGTGAAACCACGTATTGTCTTACTGATCTTTGTGTCTGGAAAAGTGGTTCTGACAG GGGCTAAGGAACGTGGAGAGATCTATGAAGCCTTTGAGAACATCTACCCCATTCTGAAAGGATTCAGAAAGCAATAA